A portion of the Sulfuricurvum kujiense DSM 16994 genome contains these proteins:
- the lpxD gene encoding UDP-3-O-(3-hydroxymyristoyl)glucosamine N-acyltransferase, with protein sequence MKLFEIAALLGCSGVEDSIEITGMNTLREASAGEISFLSDSKYEKELENTQASAVILPSSKAHLLPKGVIALPSDEPYMSVALLSKHFSKPIRSSEVPPVIGEGSVVYPSAHIENGASIGSNCTIMSGVYVGADAVIGDDVILYPNVCIYRDCRIGNRVMIHAGSVIGSDGFGYAHTKMGEHVKLYQNGNVVIEDDVEIGANTTVDCAVFGSTIIKQGSKIDNLVQIGHNCIIGEHSILVSQTGLAGSTTLGRNVVMGGQSATAGHLSIAPFTTMAARSGVTKSITNKGVYSGFPLMEHKMWLKMQAKLAKMLES encoded by the coding sequence ATGAAACTTTTTGAAATAGCGGCATTGCTGGGGTGTTCAGGAGTCGAAGATTCCATAGAAATCACCGGAATGAATACTCTTCGAGAAGCGTCAGCGGGAGAAATCTCTTTTCTCTCCGACAGTAAATATGAAAAAGAACTTGAGAACACTCAAGCTTCTGCCGTAATTCTCCCCTCATCTAAAGCGCATCTTCTTCCCAAGGGAGTTATTGCTCTGCCGTCGGATGAGCCGTATATGTCGGTTGCCCTTTTATCCAAACATTTTTCAAAACCGATACGCAGCAGTGAAGTCCCTCCCGTAATAGGCGAGGGGAGTGTAGTTTATCCGAGCGCCCATATCGAAAACGGGGCATCTATCGGGTCGAATTGCACCATTATGAGCGGTGTTTATGTCGGTGCCGACGCCGTGATCGGAGATGACGTTATCCTCTACCCCAATGTGTGCATTTACCGCGATTGCCGCATCGGGAACCGTGTGATGATTCATGCGGGATCGGTGATCGGAAGCGACGGATTCGGGTATGCCCATACAAAAATGGGTGAGCATGTCAAACTCTATCAGAACGGGAATGTAGTCATAGAGGATGATGTCGAGATCGGTGCCAACACAACAGTCGACTGCGCCGTATTCGGCTCAACGATTATTAAGCAGGGTTCGAAGATAGACAATCTTGTCCAAATCGGCCATAACTGCATTATCGGCGAACACTCCATTTTAGTCTCTCAAACCGGTCTGGCCGGTTCAACGACTTTGGGGCGCAATGTGGTGATGGGGGGGCAAAGCGCTACGGCAGGGCACCTGAGCATCGCACCGTTCACCACCATGGCGGCACGCTCAGGTGTTACTAAAAGTATCACAAATAAGGGTGTGTATAGCGGCTTTCCGTTGATGGAACATAAAATGTGGCTGAAAATGCAGGCAAAATTGGCTAAAATGTTGGAATCTTAA
- a CDS encoding pyridoxal phosphate-dependent aminotransferase yields MLTDRVNILSESITIAISTLAQELKAQGKNILSFSAGEPDFDTPQVIKDAAIKAINDGFTKYTAVDGIPELKAAIALKLKRDNGLDYKPNQIIANNGAKHSLYNLFACTIQAGDEVIIPAPYWVTYPELVMYCGGSVVEIMTDDESGFKITPEQLKAALTPKTKMLILTSPSNPTGAVYSREELTALGKVLEGTNVIVASDEMYEKLIYDGEFTSAAAVSDDMYQRTITINGLSKSVAMTGWRFGYMAAANTEIIQATKKLQSQSTSNINSITQKAAIVGLNGEADADIEAMRVQFKARRDEAVKLFNEIDGLSVLSPAGAFYLFVNIKEVSNDSMQFCKELLEDQGIAVVPGVGFGSEGYFRFSFATDIDSIREGIKRIAAFVATKK; encoded by the coding sequence ATGTTAACCGATCGCGTCAATATACTCTCCGAATCGATTACCATTGCTATCTCTACGTTAGCGCAAGAACTCAAAGCACAAGGGAAAAATATCCTCAGCTTTTCCGCAGGTGAGCCTGATTTTGACACTCCTCAAGTGATAAAAGATGCTGCCATCAAAGCAATCAATGACGGTTTTACCAAATACACCGCCGTTGACGGTATCCCTGAACTCAAAGCAGCTATCGCACTTAAACTCAAACGTGATAACGGATTGGACTACAAACCAAACCAAATCATCGCCAACAACGGGGCGAAACATTCGCTTTACAACCTCTTTGCCTGTACGATTCAAGCGGGTGATGAAGTAATCATCCCGGCTCCGTATTGGGTTACCTACCCGGAGCTTGTAATGTATTGCGGAGGAAGCGTTGTCGAGATTATGACCGACGATGAAAGCGGATTCAAAATCACCCCTGAGCAGCTCAAGGCGGCATTGACTCCAAAGACGAAAATGCTTATCCTTACTTCTCCCTCAAATCCGACCGGTGCGGTCTATTCACGCGAGGAGCTGACTGCCTTAGGAAAAGTATTAGAGGGGACTAATGTTATCGTAGCCAGCGATGAAATGTACGAAAAACTCATCTATGACGGTGAATTTACATCAGCTGCAGCGGTGAGTGACGATATGTACCAACGTACTATCACCATCAACGGTCTTTCTAAATCGGTAGCGATGACGGGATGGCGTTTCGGGTATATGGCAGCAGCCAATACCGAAATCATCCAGGCTACTAAAAAGCTCCAAAGCCAAAGTACCTCGAATATCAACTCTATCACTCAAAAGGCGGCAATCGTAGGCCTTAACGGTGAAGCCGATGCGGATATCGAAGCGATGCGCGTTCAGTTCAAAGCCCGCCGCGACGAAGCGGTCAAATTGTTTAATGAAATTGACGGATTGTCGGTTCTATCACCTGCCGGTGCTTTCTATCTGTTTGTCAACATCAAAGAGGTCAGTAACGATTCCATGCAGTTTTGTAAAGAGTTGCTTGAAGATCAAGGGATTGCGGTAGTACCGGGTGTGGGATTCGGTTCTGAGGGGTATTTCCGATTCAGTTTCGCGACCGATATCGACAGTATCCGCGAAGGGATCAAACGTATCGCCGCTTTTGTAGCCACAAAAAAATAA
- the ilvN gene encoding acetolactate synthase small subunit produces the protein MMEQTERRVISVIVMNEASVLSRIAGLFSGRGYNIESLTVAPIPESKYSRITIVTAGSVRVVEQITKQLHKLIPVLKVYEHADLVETEMALVKIPMSESLGDIEALTHAYNGRIVNVGSDTMIVMVADEPMRVNHFLEAIKRFHPKEIVRSGSVALER, from the coding sequence ATGATGGAACAAACAGAACGTCGTGTTATTTCCGTTATTGTAATGAATGAAGCCAGTGTACTCTCACGCATTGCAGGGTTGTTTTCGGGACGAGGGTACAATATTGAATCGTTGACGGTGGCTCCGATTCCCGAGTCTAAATATTCGCGTATTACAATTGTTACGGCAGGTTCGGTACGTGTGGTCGAACAGATCACTAAACAGCTGCACAAACTGATTCCGGTATTGAAAGTCTATGAACATGCCGATTTGGTTGAAACCGAGATGGCGTTGGTCAAAATCCCTATGAGTGAATCATTAGGTGATATTGAAGCACTTACCCATGCCTATAACGGACGGATTGTGAATGTCGGAAGCGATACGATGATTGTCATGGTTGCGGATGAGCCTATGAGAGTCAACCATTTTCTCGAAGCGATCAAGCGTTTTCATCCCAAAGAGATCGTCCGAAGCGGTTCTGTCGCTTTAGAGAGATAA
- a CDS encoding chemotaxis protein CheX yields the protein MKNSEILKEVLTAIVYRAELFMTDEMKIEAKFDGEFRSMEKIELKKYTTTIGIGGSINLLFYVSYNELLLEKLTRAFSYGKIHESELAELRESAAGEIANMILGHAVNDFPNRGKGVTITPPVTVEDAKSILKTNGNGIMTAVFSTPYGNMEFNVIGLIKGE from the coding sequence ATGAAAAATAGTGAAATTCTAAAAGAGGTTCTTACCGCCATTGTATACCGTGCCGAGCTCTTCATGACTGATGAGATGAAGATAGAGGCAAAATTTGACGGAGAATTCCGTTCGATGGAAAAAATAGAATTGAAAAAATACACGACGACGATCGGAATCGGCGGCAGTATCAATCTTTTATTTTATGTCTCCTACAACGAATTGCTGCTTGAAAAATTGACCCGGGCATTTTCATACGGAAAGATTCATGAATCTGAATTAGCGGAATTACGCGAGAGTGCAGCCGGTGAGATCGCCAATATGATTTTAGGACATGCCGTGAATGACTTTCCCAATCGGGGCAAGGGGGTGACGATTACCCCTCCGGTAACGGTTGAAGATGCAAAATCAATCTTAAAAACGAACGGAAACGGCATTATGACCGCAGTATTTTCGACACCCTACGGAAATATGGAATTTAATGTCATCGGATTAATTAAAGGAGAATGA
- a CDS encoding GGDEF domain-containing phosphodiesterase, with protein MNFFKNARLSTKLFVTLVMGTFILFLTVTLITFWIVRDLTLNSQKEKAYLLIDAVNPAVSLSLFLGINDFGNKLSAITQRNEVIALKITDLKGTVFLNYHQHDLSRSYQTIDITENLMEPSTLKPIGSITLTYSGEEFTKTMKRFYILYGWITISVFSVLWLMMIWVNRLLHPITLIAHKVRNFKPGEKITFDFPYTQREFTQITHAFEAMQESVLQYSDEIETINKNLEMKITEQTHKATHHLYYDTLTSLPNRIKLQEDLLKNPINTVAILNIDDFKEINDFFGIDAGDWLLTQIAHWLSEMKLNPYRIGGDEFAFRLKEGSSNVEFQHDIEILLSLLSEKLFMIADETVHVRATVGIAIDSDKPLIHADVALNKARSIKRPSCIYDPSEGIEQQYQTNIAMSAQIRQALVEHRIVCQYQPIVSCITGKIEKYETLVRIQNEDGSLIPPYDFLPIAQKTKLYHHITQEVVYQACHLFADRDEQFSINLSSSDMLDAKTLTTIENILRQTGTANRVIFEILESEGIENFEEVASFIAKMKNLGAKFAVDDFGTGYSNFENILKLNVDILKIDGTLIKSINENPRTRIVVEAIIDFAHRIGIDTVAEFVASEEILQKVTELGINYAQGFHTGKPLFFDK; from the coding sequence ATGAACTTTTTTAAAAATGCCCGCTTATCCACTAAACTTTTTGTAACACTTGTCATGGGGACATTCATCCTTTTCCTCACGGTTACGTTAATCACATTTTGGATTGTTCGGGATCTAACACTGAACTCCCAAAAAGAAAAAGCCTATTTGCTTATTGATGCGGTTAATCCCGCCGTATCCCTTTCTCTTTTTTTGGGAATCAATGATTTCGGAAATAAACTATCTGCCATTACCCAACGCAATGAAGTCATCGCGTTAAAAATTACCGATTTAAAAGGGACCGTTTTTCTGAACTATCATCAGCATGATCTTTCACGATCGTATCAGACGATTGATATCACCGAAAATTTGATGGAACCCTCTACCCTTAAACCGATCGGCTCGATCACCCTTACCTATTCAGGCGAAGAGTTCACCAAAACGATGAAGCGTTTTTACATTTTATACGGCTGGATAACCATCAGCGTATTTAGCGTCCTATGGCTGATGATGATTTGGGTCAACCGTCTTTTGCATCCCATTACATTGATCGCTCATAAAGTACGGAATTTTAAACCCGGAGAAAAAATAACCTTTGACTTCCCCTATACTCAGCGTGAGTTTACCCAAATTACCCATGCATTCGAGGCGATGCAAGAGAGCGTGCTCCAATACTCGGATGAGATTGAAACGATAAATAAAAATCTTGAGATGAAGATTACGGAACAAACGCATAAAGCAACCCATCATTTGTATTACGACACTCTCACTTCCCTCCCGAATCGAATCAAACTGCAAGAAGATCTCCTTAAAAATCCAATCAATACGGTAGCAATATTGAATATTGATGATTTTAAAGAGATCAATGACTTTTTCGGAATTGACGCGGGTGATTGGCTTTTAACCCAAATCGCCCATTGGCTCAGCGAAATGAAACTGAACCCCTACCGAATCGGCGGAGACGAATTTGCGTTTCGTCTAAAAGAAGGGAGTTCGAATGTCGAGTTTCAACATGACATTGAAATACTCCTCTCCTTGCTCAGTGAAAAGCTATTTATGATTGCGGACGAAACCGTCCATGTTCGTGCAACAGTCGGTATTGCCATTGACAGCGATAAGCCCCTCATTCATGCCGATGTCGCACTAAATAAAGCGCGAAGTATTAAACGCCCTTCTTGTATCTATGACCCCTCAGAGGGAATCGAGCAGCAGTATCAAACCAATATTGCAATGTCGGCTCAAATTCGTCAGGCATTGGTCGAACATCGTATTGTCTGTCAATATCAACCGATTGTCTCGTGTATTACCGGGAAAATTGAAAAATATGAAACATTGGTACGTATTCAAAACGAAGACGGTTCCCTAATCCCGCCGTATGATTTTTTACCGATTGCGCAGAAAACAAAGCTGTATCACCACATTACCCAAGAAGTTGTATACCAAGCATGCCATCTTTTTGCCGATCGTGACGAACAATTTTCAATCAATCTCTCCAGTAGCGATATGTTAGATGCTAAAACGCTGACAACCATTGAAAATATTCTCCGCCAAACCGGTACAGCGAATCGGGTTATATTTGAAATTCTGGAATCTGAGGGGATTGAGAACTTTGAGGAAGTCGCCTCGTTTATTGCTAAAATGAAAAATCTGGGGGCAAAATTTGCGGTTGATGATTTCGGAACAGGTTATTCCAATTTCGAAAATATTCTTAAACTCAATGTCGATATCCTGAAAATTGACGGTACGTTGATCAAATCGATTAATGAAAATCCTCGTACCCGCATCGTTGTTGAAGCTATTATCGACTTTGCCCACCGAATCGGGATTGACACCGTTGCCGAGTTCGTAGCTTCGGAAGAGATTCTTCAGAAGGTGACTGAATTGGGTATCAATTACGCGCAGGGATTTCATACAGGGAAACCGCTCTTTTTTGATAAGTAA
- a CDS encoding TonB-dependent receptor plug domain-containing protein, with amino-acid sequence MRFSSLVVLYSFIPLAVYGSELPPETTLTEDISYTEQLATQTNQNIDYQPFILSVWEQKDLTLFGVHTLKDALMLLPGIDMMGNTNNNRTPVIRGSNPLSYGQTKLAIDGVVVNDRSADTYTAYLDFPIELIERIEVVRGAGSFIEGVNGYSGTINVITYAKDEDKLQNGVVFGSFGSDLAKQAGFWYTHRASDWRVSSDLFYQSNDARSPITVTDKYHNTGYAPLNSHQIGFGLSYFYNDFYLKGRINHFTTGSAFGNLSALPNMNGTQSFPSWYVEGGFSHKISDDLTLNAKAGMMEDGWEEDSRLLPPGTYGVLSFPNGFWEDWNFNARMLYANISATYTGVENHKITLGYGQKYEDIIDMHTVTTNKTGGTTLVDYTDTAPFIDMGSACRHTDEFYLSDTIDISDILALSLNAGGTKASNLNFEPYVRAALVFQPYRQHILKFMVGNSFRLPSFRELYTQNHPTQVGNPDLESEHVVSYETQYLYKPSIDTTLGLNLFYLKNKGQITPNTTNKMYQNIGKRNIMGFETEFRGSIGENDTTFLSYSYIRGETFKGSETTDYLPYASSHLLKGGLSYTFTPQMTGGIVGRYSSAKERRPNDVRKNSMESFASYDLILGWESFDGFYLQAALKNANNAIYRYISPPGTYPDDYPIEGRTFWIRTGWKF; translated from the coding sequence TTGAGATTTTCGTCATTAGTCGTTTTGTATTCCTTTATCCCCCTGGCTGTATACGGGTCTGAATTACCTCCTGAGACTACCCTTACTGAAGACATAAGCTATACGGAACAGTTGGCGACACAAACCAATCAGAATATCGATTATCAGCCTTTTATTTTATCGGTATGGGAGCAAAAAGATCTTACCCTTTTCGGTGTTCACACCTTGAAAGATGCCTTGATGCTGCTTCCCGGTATCGATATGATGGGTAATACGAACAACAACCGTACCCCTGTCATCCGCGGTTCCAATCCCCTCTCCTACGGACAGACAAAACTGGCTATCGACGGGGTTGTGGTCAATGACCGTTCGGCTGATACCTATACCGCTTACCTCGATTTTCCAATCGAGCTGATAGAGCGCATTGAAGTCGTCCGTGGGGCCGGAAGTTTTATCGAGGGAGTCAACGGATACTCAGGGACTATCAATGTTATCACCTATGCAAAAGACGAAGATAAGCTGCAAAACGGTGTTGTATTCGGAAGTTTCGGCAGCGATTTGGCTAAACAGGCAGGATTTTGGTATACGCACCGCGCATCGGATTGGAGAGTCTCCAGCGACTTGTTTTATCAAAGCAACGATGCCCGTTCTCCTATCACCGTGACGGATAAATATCACAATACGGGCTATGCGCCTCTCAACAGCCATCAAATCGGTTTCGGCCTCTCTTATTTTTATAATGATTTCTATCTTAAAGGACGTATTAACCATTTTACGACCGGAAGCGCCTTTGGTAATTTGAGCGCATTGCCGAATATGAACGGTACCCAATCATTCCCATCATGGTATGTTGAGGGGGGATTTTCACACAAGATTTCCGATGATTTGACTTTAAACGCAAAGGCTGGAATGATGGAAGACGGATGGGAAGAAGATTCCCGACTGCTTCCTCCCGGAACGTACGGAGTCCTTAGTTTTCCAAACGGTTTTTGGGAAGATTGGAATTTTAATGCACGAATGTTGTATGCCAATATTTCCGCAACCTATACCGGCGTCGAAAATCATAAAATCACTCTCGGCTATGGCCAAAAGTATGAAGACATTATTGATATGCACACCGTCACGACGAATAAAACCGGAGGAACGACTCTCGTCGATTATACCGACACCGCGCCGTTTATTGATATGGGATCGGCATGCCGCCATACCGATGAGTTTTACCTTAGCGATACCATTGACATTAGTGACATACTTGCCCTTTCACTTAATGCTGGAGGAACCAAAGCGTCAAATTTGAATTTCGAACCGTATGTCCGAGCGGCCTTGGTTTTTCAGCCGTACCGCCAACACATCCTGAAATTCATGGTGGGCAACAGTTTCAGACTGCCCTCCTTTCGCGAGCTCTATACCCAAAATCATCCGACTCAGGTCGGTAATCCCGATTTGGAGTCTGAACATGTCGTCTCCTATGAAACACAATACCTCTACAAACCGTCGATAGATACGACATTGGGTCTTAATCTGTTTTATCTGAAAAATAAAGGGCAAATCACTCCGAATACAACCAATAAGATGTACCAAAATATCGGCAAACGCAATATCATGGGATTTGAGACCGAATTTCGAGGAAGTATCGGAGAAAATGACACAACATTTCTCTCCTACAGCTACATCAGAGGGGAAACGTTTAAAGGGAGCGAAACAACCGACTATCTTCCATATGCTTCATCCCATTTGCTTAAGGGGGGGCTTTCCTATACGTTTACCCCTCAAATGACAGGAGGAATCGTAGGACGCTACAGCAGTGCAAAAGAACGTCGCCCGAACGATGTACGCAAAAATTCGATGGAATCATTCGCTTCCTATGATTTGATTTTAGGTTGGGAGAGTTTTGACGGATTTTACCTGCAAGCTGCATTGAAAAATGCCAACAATGCCATCTACCGCTACATATCTCCTCCCGGAACCTATCCTGATGATTACCCGATTGAAGGAAGAACTTTTTGGATTAGAACAGGATGGAAGTTCTAA
- a CDS encoding acetolactate synthase large subunit: MQISGAQMVIEALIAEEVEVVFGYPGGAIMNVYDEIYKQRSFQHILTRHEQAAVHAAEGYAKATGKVGVAMITSGPGFTNGVTGMADAYMDSIPLVVISGQVPMSLIGTDAFQEIDAVGISRPCTKHNYLVTDAADLPRVLKEAFYIARTGRPGPVHVDIPKDVTAQIATFDYSKEVELETYKPTTKGNARQIKKAIEAIASAKRPLLYLGGGIINANAAELVREFSKMTQIPAVETFMARGTLRYDDPLLISMLGMHGSYAANMAMSETDLVIGLGARFDDRVTGKLSEFAKNAQIIHVDIDPASVSKLVHAHFPIVGDVKNVLEQMIPLAKEQIDPARYASWHNTIANFNKLHPLSYTEEGDRLKPQWVVERIGQLLGDDANISTDVGQHQMWTAQFYPFTRPRQWVSSGGLGTMGFGFPAAMGVKRADMERVSINITGDGSILMNIQELMTAVEYELPVINVILNNNFLGMVRQWQTLFYDKRHSSTDLSIQPDFVKLVEAFGGVGYRVTTKEEFDAALKDAVEKNVVAIIDVVVNRFENVLPMVPAGGSLFNMMLEYKEK; this comes from the coding sequence ATGCAAATCAGCGGTGCACAGATGGTTATCGAAGCACTCATCGCCGAGGAAGTCGAAGTCGTATTCGGTTACCCGGGCGGGGCGATCATGAACGTCTATGATGAGATATACAAACAGCGCTCATTTCAACATATTTTGACCCGTCACGAACAAGCGGCGGTCCATGCGGCAGAGGGGTATGCCAAAGCTACCGGAAAAGTCGGTGTCGCAATGATTACTTCAGGTCCGGGATTTACCAATGGTGTGACCGGAATGGCCGATGCCTATATGGACTCGATCCCTCTCGTTGTTATCAGCGGCCAGGTACCGATGTCGCTCATCGGTACCGATGCGTTTCAGGAGATCGATGCCGTCGGTATCAGCCGCCCGTGTACGAAACACAATTATCTCGTGACCGATGCGGCTGATTTGCCTCGTGTCCTTAAAGAGGCATTTTATATTGCCCGTACAGGGCGTCCGGGACCGGTTCACGTCGATATTCCGAAAGATGTAACGGCACAGATTGCGACATTCGATTATTCCAAAGAGGTTGAGCTCGAGACCTACAAGCCGACGACCAAAGGGAATGCCCGACAAATCAAAAAAGCGATCGAAGCGATCGCGAGTGCGAAACGTCCTCTTTTGTATCTTGGAGGGGGAATTATCAACGCCAATGCGGCAGAACTGGTGCGTGAATTTTCAAAAATGACCCAGATTCCTGCCGTTGAGACGTTTATGGCACGCGGAACCCTTCGATATGATGACCCGTTGCTTATTTCAATGCTCGGGATGCATGGTTCATACGCCGCCAATATGGCGATGAGCGAGACCGATTTGGTTATCGGTTTAGGTGCACGGTTTGATGATCGTGTTACCGGAAAACTTTCCGAATTTGCGAAAAATGCCCAGATCATCCATGTTGATATCGACCCCGCAAGTGTTTCGAAATTGGTTCATGCCCATTTCCCGATTGTCGGTGATGTCAAAAACGTATTGGAACAGATGATTCCGTTGGCAAAAGAGCAGATCGATCCGGCCCGTTATGCGTCGTGGCACAATACGATTGCCAATTTCAATAAGCTTCATCCGCTCTCTTATACGGAAGAGGGTGATCGACTTAAGCCGCAGTGGGTCGTTGAACGTATCGGGCAGCTTTTGGGCGATGATGCCAATATCTCGACCGATGTCGGACAGCATCAAATGTGGACGGCTCAGTTTTATCCGTTTACCCGTCCCCGTCAATGGGTAAGTTCCGGAGGTCTTGGGACAATGGGATTCGGATTCCCGGCGGCAATGGGTGTTAAGCGTGCCGATATGGAACGTGTCAGTATCAATATTACGGGTGACGGCTCCATATTAATGAATATCCAAGAGCTGATGACGGCGGTAGAGTATGAACTTCCCGTCATAAATGTTATTTTGAATAATAACTTTTTGGGGATGGTACGGCAGTGGCAGACCCTGTTTTACGATAAACGCCACTCGTCAACCGATCTTTCGATACAGCCCGATTTTGTAAAATTGGTTGAAGCCTTCGGCGGAGTCGGATACCGTGTTACAACCAAAGAAGAGTTTGATGCCGCACTTAAAGATGCGGTCGAAAAAAATGTAGTTGCGATCATCGATGTTGTCGTCAATCGGTTTGAAAACGTTCTGCCGATGGTTCCGGCGGGCGGGTCGCTCTTTAATATGATGTTAGAGTACAAGGAGAAATGA
- a CDS encoding response regulator produces MLNILVVDDSLIMRRNIIKMIESLGHKVVGEAKDGQEAVEVYRKLKPDLVTMDITMPRMDGLGAVKELKKIDKNAKIIMVTSHGQEEMVIDAIRSGASGYLLKPVKINKLSDSIQKIFPSMIDQTVSEQKETTLLESEEILLPEIEDLA; encoded by the coding sequence ATGCTTAATATTCTGGTGGTAGATGATTCATTAATCATGAGACGTAACATTATCAAAATGATTGAATCATTGGGACATAAAGTAGTCGGAGAAGCAAAAGACGGTCAGGAAGCGGTCGAAGTTTATCGAAAGCTTAAACCCGATTTGGTAACGATGGACATTACAATGCCAAGGATGGACGGCTTAGGTGCCGTAAAAGAGTTAAAAAAAATCGATAAGAATGCCAAAATTATTATGGTCACGTCCCACGGTCAGGAAGAGATGGTCATTGATGCTATTCGATCCGGTGCAAGCGGTTATCTTTTAAAGCCGGTAAAGATTAATAAATTGTCTGATTCGATTCAGAAAATTTTTCCCTCAATGATTGATCAAACGGTATCGGAGCAAAAGGAGACGACCTTGTTGGAGAGCGAAGAAATTTTGTTGCCTGAAATTGAGGATCTCGCTTAA